The following coding sequences are from one Bacillus kexueae window:
- a CDS encoding chemotaxis protein CheC: MSFLKNITNAQLDVLKEIGNIGAGNAATALSNILNKAIHMEVPDAKVGTFDEIMELIGSEQEVVALYLRLEGDIQGSMFFILSVQNASEYLNVLVGETTISLEKEMNDLEISALQELGNILVGSYVSALSDLTKLYIYQSVPFLSVDMFGAVISHGLLELSPVSDQALIIDTVIKDNEQQDQDFLKGHIFFLPNHEAYQKIFEKLEV; the protein is encoded by the coding sequence ATGAGTTTCCTAAAAAATATTACTAACGCGCAATTGGATGTGTTGAAGGAAATTGGAAACATCGGAGCCGGGAATGCAGCTACAGCATTGTCGAATATTTTAAATAAAGCCATTCATATGGAAGTACCGGATGCAAAAGTAGGAACATTTGATGAAATCATGGAGTTAATCGGGTCAGAACAAGAAGTGGTTGCTCTTTATTTACGTCTTGAAGGTGACATTCAAGGGTCAATGTTTTTCATTCTATCCGTTCAAAATGCTTCAGAATATTTAAATGTATTAGTCGGTGAAACCACGATTTCACTTGAAAAAGAAATGAATGATTTAGAAATTTCAGCACTTCAAGAACTTGGGAACATTTTAGTAGGGTCGTATGTTTCTGCTCTTTCCGATTTAACTAAATTGTATATTTATCAATCCGTGCCGTTTTTATCCGTTGACATGTTTGGAGCGGTCATTAGTCACGGGTTATTAGAATTATCGCCAGTAAGTGATCAAGCGTTAATCATTGACACAGTGATCAAAGATAATGAACAACAAGATCAAGACTTCTTAAAAGGTCACATTTTCTTTTTACCCAATCATGAGGCTTATCAGAAAATCTTTGAGAAGTTAGAGGTTTAA
- a CDS encoding chemotaxis protein CheD, producing MNQLSSVVKVGIADLKFVKAPYKIRTSGLGSCVGLIVYHEKNKTAGLAHIMLPDSSLAKSEELNEAKYADTAVKKLVQHFQKEGMPLTSLRAKIAGGAQMFSFKPASDIMRIGPRNVEAIKEELKSFRIPLVAEDVGGNAGRTIEFDPDTCKLMIRTVNKGTREI from the coding sequence ATGAATCAGCTATCATCTGTTGTTAAGGTTGGGATTGCCGACTTAAAATTTGTAAAAGCACCCTATAAAATCCGAACATCCGGTCTAGGCTCATGTGTAGGATTGATTGTTTACCATGAAAAGAATAAAACGGCAGGGTTAGCACATATTATGCTACCGGATTCTTCCTTAGCGAAATCAGAAGAATTAAACGAAGCGAAATACGCAGATACTGCAGTGAAAAAACTTGTACAACATTTTCAAAAAGAAGGAATGCCTTTAACTTCCCTTCGTGCAAAAATAGCTGGTGGAGCACAAATGTTCTCTTTTAAACCAGCATCAGACATTATGAGAATAGGACCTCGAAATGTCGAAGCCATAAAAGAAGAATTAAAGTCATTTCGAATTCCCCTCGTAGCTGAAGACGTGGGGGGGAATGCTGGTAGAACGATTGAATTTGATCCGGATACTTGCAAACTGATGATTCGTACGGTGAATAAAGGAACACGAGAAATTTAA
- a CDS encoding FliA/WhiG family RNA polymerase sigma factor gives MAQMTLNDEKQYWQKWIECRDRQACDMLIKKYMPLVRYHVGRISVGLPKNVDKEDLMSLGMFGLYDALEKYDPDRDLKFDTYATFRIRGAILDGLRKEDWLPRSSREKTKKIEVAIERLEQKYLRNVTPEEIAEEVGMSKEEVLQAVNENYFSNILSIDEQLQDHDDGENLTIMIKDDRAKTPEDRLIEGELFDQLAYLITQLNEKEQLVISLFYKEELTLTEIGQVLGLSTSRISQIHSRALSKLKVVLEKIVS, from the coding sequence ATGGCCCAAATGACACTTAATGATGAGAAGCAATATTGGCAAAAATGGATCGAGTGTCGTGATAGACAGGCATGTGACATGCTAATAAAAAAGTACATGCCATTAGTCCGTTACCATGTGGGGCGCATTTCGGTTGGATTACCTAAAAACGTCGATAAAGAAGATTTAATGAGCTTAGGAATGTTCGGCTTATATGATGCACTTGAGAAGTATGACCCTGACCGTGATTTGAAATTTGATACGTATGCTACTTTTCGAATACGTGGTGCCATTCTAGATGGACTTCGAAAAGAAGATTGGTTACCCCGTAGCTCACGTGAAAAAACGAAAAAAATCGAAGTAGCGATTGAACGATTAGAGCAAAAATATTTACGAAATGTAACTCCTGAAGAGATTGCCGAAGAGGTCGGTATGTCCAAAGAAGAAGTTTTACAAGCTGTAAATGAAAATTACTTTTCCAACATCTTATCGATTGATGAGCAATTACAAGATCATGATGATGGAGAAAATTTGACTATCATGATTAAAGATGATCGTGCTAAAACGCCTGAAGATCGACTTATAGAAGGAGAACTTTTTGATCAGTTGGCATATCTCATTACACAACTTAATGAAAAAGAGCAGCTTGTCATTAGTTTGTTTTACAAAGAAGAATTAACCTTAACCGAGATTGGACAAGTGTTAGGGTTATCAACTTCGAGAATATCTCAAATTCATTCGCGAGCTTTGTCAAAGTTAAAAGTAGTATTAGAGAAAATCGTTTCTTAA
- a CDS encoding DUF6115 domain-containing protein, translating into MTTLLILFSFIIHILSIFAIIILFTKYQSIKQLEQSQKQLLQETEEALSLFMMQMKEENEKFINQLQVSDKKNPLPLRNEVESRQIKEENDDDDLPSHLQTILEQQMDVIEVKEIPRDETTSHDQIIELSKKGYTIEEIAQQLNVGKTEIELFLKFNQKQ; encoded by the coding sequence ATGACAACATTATTAATTTTGTTTAGTTTCATCATTCACATTCTTTCAATCTTTGCTATAATCATCCTTTTCACAAAATATCAATCCATTAAACAATTAGAGCAATCACAAAAACAGCTTCTTCAAGAGACAGAAGAAGCTCTTTCCCTTTTTATGATGCAAATGAAAGAGGAAAATGAAAAATTTATTAATCAGTTACAGGTATCTGACAAAAAAAATCCTCTTCCTCTGAGAAATGAAGTAGAAAGCAGACAAATCAAAGAAGAAAATGATGATGATGACTTACCTTCTCATCTTCAAACAATCCTTGAACAGCAGATGGATGTAATAGAAGTGAAGGAAATTCCACGTGATGAGACGACATCTCATGATCAAATTATTGAACTTTCTAAGAAGGGGTATACAATCGAAGAAATTGCACAACAATTAAATGTAGGAAAAACGGAGATTGAACTTTTCCTTAAATTTAATCAAAAACAATGA
- the rpsB gene encoding 30S ribosomal protein S2, with product MSVISMKQLLEAGVHFGHQTRRWNPKMKKYIFTERNGIYIIDLQKTVKKVEEAYQFTKELAANGGTILFVGTKKQAQESVKEEAERAGMYYINQRWLGGTLTNFETIQKRIQRLKDIRKMEEDGTFEVLPKKEVVQLNKELERLEKFLGGIKDMKQLPDALFVIDPRKERIAVAEARKLNIPIIGIVDTNCDPDEIDYVIPANDDAIRAVKLLTSKIADAILEAKQGEETTTTTTA from the coding sequence ATGTCAGTAATTTCAATGAAACAATTACTTGAAGCTGGTGTACATTTCGGACACCAAACTCGCCGTTGGAACCCAAAAATGAAGAAGTACATCTTCACTGAGCGTAACGGCATCTACATCATCGACTTACAAAAAACGGTGAAAAAAGTAGAAGAAGCTTACCAATTCACGAAAGAATTAGCTGCAAACGGCGGTACTATTCTTTTCGTTGGTACTAAAAAACAAGCACAAGAGTCTGTAAAAGAAGAAGCAGAACGTGCAGGTATGTACTACATCAACCAACGTTGGTTAGGTGGTACATTAACTAACTTCGAAACAATCCAAAAGCGTATCCAACGCTTAAAAGACATCCGTAAAATGGAAGAGGATGGAACGTTTGAAGTACTTCCTAAGAAAGAAGTTGTTCAACTTAACAAAGAATTAGAGCGCCTTGAGAAATTCTTAGGCGGTATTAAAGATATGAAGCAACTTCCAGATGCGCTTTTCGTCATCGACCCTCGTAAAGAGCGTATTGCAGTTGCTGAAGCACGTAAATTAAACATCCCGATCATCGGTATCGTTGATACAAACTGTGATCCAGATGAGATTGATTACGTGATCCCTGCAAACGATGATGCAATTCGCGCTGTTAAGCTTTTAACTTCTAAAATTGCAGACGCTATTTTAGAAGCTAAACAAGGCGAAGAAACTACTACAACTACAACTGCTTAA
- the tsf gene encoding translation elongation factor Ts — protein sequence MAITAQMVKELREKTGAGMMDCKKALTETNGDMEKAIDFLREKGIAKAAKKADRIAAEGSALIKAVGNEAVIIEVNSETDFVAKNESFKELLDVLAAHLLAKKPASLEDALASTMDNGSTVQDYINAAIAKIGEKITLRRFEIAEKTDKDAFGAYLHMGGRIGVLAVLEGTTEEEVAKDVAMHVAAVNPRYIDRDAVPQSEVDHEREVLKQQALNEGKPEHIVEKMVEGRLGKFFEEICLLDQNFVKNPDEKVRNYVQSKGATVKSFVRYEVGEGIEKRQDNFAEEVMNQVKK from the coding sequence ATGGCAATCACTGCTCAAATGGTAAAAGAATTGCGTGAGAAAACTGGCGCAGGTATGATGGATTGTAAAAAAGCATTAACTGAAACAAATGGCGATATGGAAAAAGCAATCGACTTCCTTCGTGAAAAAGGTATTGCAAAAGCTGCAAAGAAAGCTGACCGCATCGCTGCTGAAGGTTCTGCTTTAATCAAAGCTGTAGGAAACGAAGCGGTTATTATTGAAGTGAACTCTGAAACTGATTTCGTTGCGAAAAACGAATCTTTCAAAGAATTATTAGATGTTTTAGCAGCTCACCTATTAGCGAAAAAGCCAGCTTCTTTAGAAGACGCTTTAGCTTCTACAATGGACAACGGTTCTACAGTTCAAGATTACATCAATGCTGCTATTGCAAAAATCGGTGAAAAAATTACACTTCGTCGTTTTGAAATTGCTGAAAAGACAGACAAAGATGCATTCGGTGCATACTTACACATGGGTGGACGTATCGGTGTATTAGCTGTGTTAGAAGGAACTACTGAAGAAGAAGTTGCTAAAGACGTAGCAATGCACGTAGCGGCTGTAAACCCTCGCTATATTGATCGTGACGCAGTTCCACAATCAGAAGTAGACCATGAGCGTGAAGTTCTTAAGCAACAAGCTCTTAACGAAGGAAAACCAGAACACATTGTTGAAAAAATGGTTGAAGGTCGTTTAGGTAAGTTCTTCGAAGAAATTTGCTTATTAGACCAAAACTTCGTTAAAAACCCAGATGAGAAAGTACGTAACTACGTACAATCTAAAGGCGCTACTGTAAAATCTTTCGTTCGTTATGAAGTTGGAGAAGGTATTGAAAAGCGTCAAGATAACTTCGCAGAAGAAGTTATGAACCAAGTGAAAAAATAA
- the pyrH gene encoding UMP kinase, which yields MESPKYKRIVLKLSGEALAGQQGFGINPAVIQSIAKQVKEIAELDVEVAVVVGGGNIWRGKIGSEMGMDRATADYMGMLATVMNSLALQDSLENLGIQTRVQTSIEMRQVAEPYIRRKAIRHLEKKRVVIFAAGTGNPYFSTDTTAALRAAEIEADVILMAKNNVDGVYSADPKKDENAIKYDELSYLDVLKEGLAVMDSTASSLCMDNDIPLLVFSIMEEGNIKRAVLGENIGTVVRGK from the coding sequence ATGGAATCGCCCAAATATAAACGTATTGTATTAAAGTTAAGTGGGGAAGCTTTAGCCGGACAGCAAGGGTTCGGGATTAATCCAGCTGTCATTCAATCCATTGCTAAACAAGTGAAAGAAATTGCTGAACTAGATGTAGAAGTAGCCGTTGTTGTAGGTGGAGGAAACATTTGGCGTGGGAAGATCGGAAGCGAAATGGGAATGGACCGTGCAACAGCTGACTACATGGGAATGCTTGCGACAGTGATGAATTCTTTAGCTCTTCAAGATAGCTTAGAAAACTTAGGTATTCAAACACGTGTACAGACATCAATTGAAATGCGTCAAGTCGCTGAGCCTTACATAAGAAGAAAAGCTATCCGTCATTTAGAAAAAAAGCGTGTTGTAATTTTCGCTGCGGGTACTGGTAACCCTTATTTCTCAACAGATACAACGGCTGCATTACGTGCGGCAGAGATCGAGGCTGATGTCATCTTAATGGCTAAAAACAATGTTGACGGAGTTTACAGTGCCGATCCGAAGAAGGACGAAAATGCTATCAAATACGATGAACTATCATATTTAGATGTATTAAAAGAAGGATTAGCAGTAATGGATTCTACAGCTTCATCCTTGTGTATGGATAATGATATTCCGTTACTTGTATTTTCTATTATGGAAGAAGGAAATATTAAACGTGCCGTTTTAGGCGAAAACATTGGAACAGTAGTAAGGGGGAAATAA
- the frr gene encoding ribosome recycling factor, producing MSKQVLDQAKEKMEKAVSALKRELASVRAGRANASLLDKIQVDYYGVPTPVNQLASISVPEARLLVIQPYDKSSLGEVEKAILKSDLGLTPTSDGTVIRITIPALTEERRKELAKTVRKYSEDAKVAVRNIRRDANDELKKLEKDGEITEDELRSYQDDVQKLTDTYVNHVDEATKEKEKEIMEV from the coding sequence ATGTCAAAGCAAGTTTTAGATCAAGCGAAAGAAAAAATGGAAAAAGCCGTTTCTGCATTAAAACGTGAATTAGCAAGCGTACGTGCAGGTCGTGCTAATGCATCTTTATTAGATAAAATTCAAGTGGATTATTACGGAGTTCCAACACCTGTTAACCAATTAGCATCAATCAGCGTTCCAGAAGCTCGCTTACTCGTTATTCAACCATATGATAAATCTTCTTTAGGAGAAGTTGAAAAAGCAATCTTAAAATCTGACTTAGGTTTAACGCCAACAAGCGATGGTACGGTTATTCGAATTACGATTCCTGCACTTACAGAAGAGCGTCGTAAAGAGTTAGCCAAAACAGTTCGTAAATATTCTGAAGATGCAAAAGTAGCTGTTCGTAATATTCGTCGTGATGCAAATGATGAGTTGAAAAAGCTTGAGAAAGATGGCGAAATTACAGAAGATGAACTTCGTAGCTATCAAGACGATGTTCAAAAACTTACAGACACTTACGTAAATCATGTCGATGAAGCGACAAAAGAGAAAGAAAAAGAAATCATGGAAGTTTAA
- a CDS encoding isoprenyl transferase: MFNFMKKWTNSEQLNETITIEQIKQHEIPKHIAIIMDGNGRWAKKRSLPRMAGHHEGMKVVRKITKLANELEVKALTLYAFSTENWKRPKTEVDYLMKLPEQFLSTFLPELIEENVRVQIVGDSSKLPNHTLQAVQKAMKETEQNTGLILNFALNYGSRAEIIHAVQQIAQEYKEDAISLDQINEDYFSDKLMTKGLEDPDLLIRTSGEIRLSNFLLWQLAYTEFWFTDVLWPDFNEQHFLTAIHDYQQRGRRFGGI; this comes from the coding sequence ATGTTTAATTTTATGAAAAAATGGACAAACTCCGAACAACTGAATGAAACGATTACGATTGAGCAAATAAAGCAACATGAGATTCCGAAACATATTGCAATCATAATGGACGGTAATGGACGATGGGCAAAAAAACGCTCACTTCCGAGAATGGCCGGACATCATGAAGGAATGAAAGTTGTACGAAAAATTACGAAGCTTGCCAATGAACTAGAAGTGAAAGCTTTAACTTTATATGCTTTTTCAACCGAAAACTGGAAACGTCCGAAAACTGAAGTAGACTACTTGATGAAATTGCCTGAACAGTTTTTAAGTACGTTTTTACCGGAACTAATTGAAGAAAATGTTCGTGTACAAATTGTGGGCGATTCTTCAAAGCTCCCAAACCATACCTTACAAGCTGTTCAAAAAGCGATGAAAGAAACAGAGCAGAATACAGGGCTAATTTTAAACTTTGCGTTAAATTACGGTAGTCGTGCGGAAATAATTCATGCTGTTCAGCAAATAGCACAAGAGTATAAAGAAGACGCCATTTCGCTTGATCAAATTAACGAAGATTACTTTTCTGATAAATTAATGACAAAAGGTTTGGAAGACCCAGATTTATTAATTCGAACAAGTGGGGAAATACGTTTATCTAACTTTCTGTTATGGCAACTGGCTTATACAGAATTTTGGTTTACAGATGTATTATGGCCGGACTTTAATGAACAACATTTTTTAACAGCAATTCATGACTATCAACAAAGAGGTCGCAGGTTCGGCGGCATTTAG
- a CDS encoding phosphatidate cytidylyltransferase, giving the protein MKTRIITAVVAAALFIPIVFIGGIPFTILIYMMASVGLFELLRMKKIPILSIPGVVSLLILWVLLFPSRYIELLNDINISKVGTVFLAVMFFLTYTVISKNKFTFDDVGFTIVATLYVGVGFYFFNETRYEQLEYIFFALFLVWATDSGAYFFGRAFGKKKLWPEISPNKTIEGFFGGIASAIVVALLFQMVTDIWPSYLLVAFIAVFVSIFGQMGDLVESALKRHYHVKDSGTILPGHGGILDRFDSLLFVLPILYFLLKVTV; this is encoded by the coding sequence ATGAAAACGAGAATCATTACAGCTGTCGTTGCGGCAGCATTATTCATTCCTATTGTATTTATAGGTGGAATTCCTTTTACGATTTTAATATATATGATGGCTTCTGTAGGCTTGTTTGAACTATTACGAATGAAAAAAATACCGATCCTTTCAATCCCAGGAGTCGTTAGTTTATTAATTTTATGGGTATTATTATTCCCAAGCCGTTATATTGAGCTCTTAAATGATATAAATATAAGTAAGGTAGGAACTGTATTTCTAGCAGTTATGTTTTTTCTAACATATACTGTCATATCGAAAAACAAGTTTACATTTGATGATGTTGGATTTACAATTGTAGCCACTTTATACGTTGGAGTTGGATTTTACTTCTTCAATGAAACGAGGTATGAACAACTAGAATATATTTTCTTTGCTTTGTTCCTTGTGTGGGCTACTGATTCCGGAGCTTATTTTTTTGGAAGAGCATTCGGAAAGAAAAAGTTATGGCCAGAAATTAGCCCGAATAAAACGATTGAAGGATTTTTCGGTGGGATTGCCTCCGCAATTGTAGTGGCTTTACTTTTTCAAATGGTAACAGATATTTGGCCATCTTATTTATTGGTTGCCTTCATTGCGGTGTTCGTGTCAATATTTGGACAAATGGGCGATTTAGTTGAATCGGCCCTTAAACGTCATTATCATGTAAAAGATTCCGGCACGATTCTACCAGGGCATGGTGGAATATTAGATCGATTTGATAGTTTGTTATTCGTTCTACCTATTCTTTATTTCTTACTAAAAGTTACGGTGTAA
- a CDS encoding 1-deoxy-D-xylulose-5-phosphate reductoisomerase translates to MKYISLLGATGSIGRQTLDVIRQHPTEFRLVSMSFGRNVKEGLKAIEEFQPSYVAVQNKEVFDQIRPVVPSNITLNYGPEALIEAAAFEKATILVNAVIGSVGLLPTLQAIKEKKDIAIANKETLVTAGHIVTAAAKENNVNLIPVDSEHSAIFQALQGERHKNIERLIVTASGGSFRDKTRDELKDVTVKQALNHPNWSMGAKITIDSATMMNKGLEVIEAHWLFDLPYDKIDVLLHKESIIHSMVEFHDGSVMAQLGTPDMRVPIQYALTYPDRLPLNTERLNLAKLGQLHFKEADLKRFRCLHFAYESGKIGGTMPTVLNAANEVAVQAFLTDAISFLTIEDLIEEALSKHNVIHNPSLDDIIQVDAETRKYVQSLIS, encoded by the coding sequence GTGAAGTACATTAGCTTACTAGGTGCAACGGGTTCGATTGGAAGACAAACGTTGGATGTAATACGACAGCATCCTACTGAGTTTCGATTAGTATCAATGTCGTTCGGCCGAAATGTTAAAGAGGGATTAAAGGCTATTGAAGAATTTCAACCATCTTATGTTGCGGTACAAAACAAAGAGGTGTTCGATCAAATTCGACCAGTTGTACCGTCAAATATTACATTGAATTATGGCCCAGAAGCATTAATTGAGGCAGCAGCCTTTGAAAAAGCAACAATCCTCGTAAACGCTGTTATTGGTAGTGTTGGTCTTTTGCCCACCTTACAAGCAATTAAAGAAAAAAAAGATATTGCCATTGCAAATAAAGAAACGCTAGTAACAGCTGGACATATTGTCACGGCTGCGGCGAAAGAAAATAATGTGAATTTAATACCGGTAGATAGTGAACACTCAGCAATATTTCAAGCCCTGCAAGGAGAAAGACATAAAAATATTGAACGTTTGATCGTGACCGCTTCAGGAGGAAGCTTTAGAGATAAAACGAGAGACGAGCTGAAAGATGTAACTGTTAAACAAGCATTAAATCATCCTAACTGGTCGATGGGTGCTAAAATTACCATTGACTCAGCTACTATGATGAATAAAGGGTTAGAAGTCATAGAGGCTCATTGGTTATTCGACTTACCTTACGATAAAATTGATGTTCTTTTACATAAAGAGAGTATTATCCATTCCATGGTTGAATTTCACGATGGAAGTGTGATGGCGCAATTAGGTACACCTGATATGCGTGTCCCAATTCAATATGCTCTTACATACCCAGACAGGCTTCCATTGAACACAGAACGATTGAATTTAGCAAAACTGGGACAATTACATTTCAAAGAAGCGGATTTAAAGCGATTCCGTTGCTTACATTTTGCTTATGAATCAGGTAAAATAGGTGGTACTATGCCAACTGTGTTAAATGCAGCCAATGAAGTTGCGGTACAAGCATTTTTAACCGATGCAATTTCATTCTTAACAATTGAAGATCTGATTGAAGAAGCTTTGTCCAAGCATAATGTCATTCATAACCCTTCATTGGACGACATCATACAGGTAGATGCTGAAACGAGAAAGTACGTTCAATCACTAATTTCATAA
- the rseP gene encoding RIP metalloprotease RseP — translation MNTIIAFILIFGALVFFHELGHLIFAKRAGILCREFAIGFGPKVFSFKRDETVYTIRLLPIGGFVRMAGEDPEMIEVKPGYHIGLLFNKSNEVEKIILNHKDQYPDARIIEVEEADLEQGMFITGYEQGDDETLRRYTVSEKSYFIVDKEEVQIAPYNRQFASKTIGQRTMAIFAGPLMNFILAFVVLFSLGFIQGAPINDPVLGELTEDGAAKDAGLLKDDIVKSIDGQSVDEWTDVVTIVRANPEKELSFVIERNGETVQLEVIPEAREVGEETIGLIGVYSPVEKTFFASLKFGVVETYQWTKEIIISLGKLITGQFSIEMLSGPVGIYDMTDKIAQTGITNLLNWTALLSINLGIMNLLPIPALDGGRLMFLAIEAVRGKPIDRQKEGIVHFIGFALLMLLMLVVTWNDIQRFFF, via the coding sequence GTGAATACAATTATTGCTTTTATCCTCATTTTTGGGGCTCTCGTATTCTTTCATGAACTGGGACATTTAATATTTGCTAAAAGAGCGGGAATTTTATGCCGTGAATTTGCCATTGGATTTGGACCGAAAGTGTTTTCATTTAAACGGGATGAAACCGTCTATACGATTAGATTGCTACCAATCGGTGGATTTGTTCGAATGGCTGGAGAAGACCCTGAAATGATTGAGGTAAAGCCAGGCTATCATATCGGTCTTCTCTTTAACAAATCCAATGAAGTAGAAAAAATTATTCTAAATCATAAAGATCAATACCCTGATGCGCGGATTATTGAAGTGGAGGAAGCGGATTTAGAACAAGGAATGTTTATAACTGGTTATGAACAAGGTGACGATGAAACACTTCGTCGTTATACAGTCAGTGAAAAGTCTTACTTTATTGTAGATAAAGAAGAAGTTCAAATTGCTCCTTATAACCGTCAATTTGCTTCAAAAACAATTGGGCAACGAACAATGGCGATTTTTGCCGGACCCTTAATGAATTTCATCTTAGCTTTTGTCGTCTTATTCTCCTTAGGGTTTATTCAAGGAGCACCAATCAATGACCCGGTATTAGGAGAGTTAACAGAAGACGGTGCGGCGAAAGACGCTGGTTTGTTAAAAGATGATATTGTAAAATCCATTGATGGACAATCAGTCGATGAGTGGACAGATGTAGTGACCATTGTACGTGCTAACCCTGAAAAGGAATTATCCTTTGTCATTGAACGAAATGGTGAAACGGTTCAATTAGAGGTCATCCCAGAAGCGCGTGAAGTTGGGGAAGAAACGATTGGTTTAATCGGTGTATATAGTCCAGTAGAGAAAACGTTTTTTGCATCGCTTAAATTTGGAGTTGTGGAAACGTATCAATGGACAAAAGAAATTATTATAAGTTTAGGTAAGTTGATAACTGGACAGTTCTCAATTGAAATGCTCTCAGGACCAGTAGGAATATACGATATGACGGATAAGATTGCTCAAACTGGTATTACAAATTTATTAAACTGGACAGCTCTCTTAAGCATTAACTTAGGAATAATGAACTTATTGCCAATTCCTGCGTTAGATGGAGGCCGACTTATGTTTCTTGCAATCGAAGCGGTAAGAGGTAAACCAATTGATCGTCAGAAAGAAGGAATTGTGCATTTTATCGGATTTGCGCTACTCATGCTGTTGATGTTAGTCGTAACTTGGAATGATATTCAACGATTCTTTTTCTAA